A portion of the Microbaculum marinisediminis genome contains these proteins:
- the glmS gene encoding glutamine--fructose-6-phosphate transaminase (isomerizing): MCGIVGIIGNEPVAEGIVEALRRLEYRGYDSAGVATLEDKHLQRRRAEGKLRNLETRLRDAPLMGHIGIGHTRWATHGAPNETNAHPHATDRVAVVHNGIIENFRDLRTELEAGGAVFQTDTDTETVAHLISRELAAGQPPAEAVRRTLSRLEGAFALAIMFDGQDDLMIGARRGSPLAIGHGDGEMFLGSDAIALAPFTDRVTYLEDGDWVVLTRAGASIYDGDGNPVVRPMNRSLATALLVDKGNFRHFMAKEIYEQPEVISHTLANYIDMATETVRLPEDLPFDFSQLKRITICACGTAYYAGLVGKYWMEKYARLPVDIDVASEFRYREVPLEEGGLAIFISQSGETADTLASLRYCDSQGQHILSIVNVRESTIARESGTVFPTLAGPEIGVASTKAFTCQLTVLACLAIAAGRQRGILAESDERKLVHALVEVPRLATQALKLEPQIEDIARDLSRARDVLYLGRGLNYPLALEGALKLKEISYIHAEGYAAGELKHGPIALIDENVPVIVVSPSDSLFDKTISNMQEVAARGGNIILLTDEDGAQASGDQPQATLVLPKMFQFVQPLIYAIPVQLLAYHTAVFMGTDVDQPRNLAKSVTVE, from the coding sequence ATGTGCGGGATTGTAGGCATCATCGGCAACGAGCCGGTTGCCGAGGGCATCGTCGAGGCGTTGCGGCGCCTCGAGTACCGGGGATACGACTCCGCCGGCGTCGCCACGCTGGAGGACAAGCATCTTCAGCGCCGGCGCGCCGAGGGCAAGCTGCGCAATCTGGAAACGCGCCTGCGCGATGCCCCGCTGATGGGGCATATCGGCATCGGCCACACCCGCTGGGCGACCCACGGCGCGCCGAACGAGACCAACGCCCATCCCCACGCCACGGATCGCGTGGCGGTGGTCCATAACGGCATCATCGAGAATTTCCGCGACCTGCGCACCGAGCTGGAAGCCGGCGGCGCGGTGTTCCAGACGGACACCGATACCGAGACGGTGGCCCATCTGATCAGCCGTGAGCTGGCGGCCGGCCAGCCGCCGGCGGAAGCCGTGCGCCGCACGCTCTCGCGTCTGGAGGGCGCCTTTGCGCTCGCCATCATGTTCGACGGTCAGGACGACCTCATGATCGGCGCGCGGCGCGGCAGCCCGCTGGCCATCGGCCATGGCGACGGCGAGATGTTCCTCGGCTCCGACGCCATCGCGCTCGCGCCGTTCACCGACCGTGTCACCTATCTGGAAGATGGCGACTGGGTAGTGCTGACCCGTGCCGGCGCCTCCATCTACGACGGCGACGGCAATCCGGTGGTGCGCCCGATGAACCGCTCGCTGGCGACCGCGCTGCTGGTGGACAAGGGCAACTTCCGCCATTTCATGGCGAAGGAAATCTACGAGCAGCCCGAGGTCATCTCGCACACGCTCGCCAACTACATCGACATGGCGACCGAGACCGTGCGGCTGCCGGAGGATCTGCCCTTCGATTTCTCCCAGCTGAAGCGCATCACCATCTGCGCCTGCGGTACCGCCTACTATGCCGGCCTCGTCGGCAAGTACTGGATGGAGAAATACGCGCGCCTTCCCGTCGACATCGACGTCGCCTCGGAATTCCGCTACCGCGAGGTGCCGCTGGAGGAGGGCGGGCTGGCGATCTTCATCTCCCAGTCCGGCGAGACCGCCGACACGCTGGCCTCGCTGCGCTATTGCGATTCCCAGGGCCAGCACATCCTGTCGATCGTCAACGTGCGCGAGTCCACGATCGCGCGTGAATCCGGAACCGTGTTTCCGACGCTCGCCGGCCCCGAGATCGGCGTCGCCTCCACCAAGGCGTTCACCTGCCAGCTCACGGTGCTCGCCTGCCTGGCGATCGCCGCCGGCCGCCAGCGCGGCATCCTGGCGGAAAGCGACGAGCGCAAGCTCGTCCACGCCCTCGTCGAGGTGCCGCGGCTGGCGACCCAGGCGCTCAAGCTCGAGCCGCAGATCGAGGATATCGCCAGGGACCTGTCGCGGGCCCGCGACGTTCTCTATCTCGGGCGCGGCCTCAACTACCCGCTCGCGCTCGAAGGCGCCCTGAAGCTCAAGGAAATCTCCTACATCCACGCCGAGGGCTACGCCGCCGGCGAGCTCAAGCACGGCCCGATCGCGCTGATCGACGAGAATGTGCCGGTCATCGTCGTCTCGCCGTCCGATTCCCTGTTCGACAAGACGATCTCCAACATGCAGGAGGTGGCCGCGCGCGGCGGGAACATCATCTTGCTGACCGACGAGGACGGCGCCCAAGCTTCCGGCGACCAGCCGCAGGCGACGCTGGTGCTGCCGAAGATGTTCCAGTTCGTTCAGCCGCTGATCTACGCGATCCCGGTTCAGCTGCTCGCCTATCACACGGCGGTTTTCATGGGCACCGACGTCGACCAGCCGCGCAATCTGGCGAAATCGGTAACGGTGGAATAA
- a CDS encoding DUF502 domain-containing protein has product MRLRNYFLTGLVIAAPLSITIYITWTFIGWVDAWVKPWIPERYNPDHYLPFTVPGFGLIVAIVLLIVLGATTANLFGRTIISYGELLLDRTPLVRSIYRGLKQIFETVLSQTNQSFKDVGLIEYPRPGLWAVVFIATETRGELSEKAGGDETDLLSVFLPTTPNPTSGFLLFVPRKDVIVLDMTVEEAAKVVISGGLVTPTRDTVAQGALPGRKSGKKTGDTDPLEPKNAAE; this is encoded by the coding sequence ATGCGCCTGCGCAACTACTTCCTGACCGGTCTCGTGATCGCGGCCCCGCTGTCGATCACCATCTACATCACCTGGACCTTCATCGGCTGGGTCGACGCGTGGGTGAAGCCGTGGATTCCGGAACGCTACAACCCGGACCACTATCTGCCGTTCACCGTGCCCGGCTTCGGCCTGATCGTCGCGATCGTCCTGCTGATCGTGCTCGGCGCGACCACGGCGAACCTGTTCGGCCGCACCATCATCTCCTATGGCGAGCTGCTGCTGGACCGCACGCCACTGGTCCGCTCGATCTACCGCGGCCTCAAGCAGATCTTCGAGACGGTGCTGTCGCAGACCAATCAGTCCTTCAAGGATGTCGGACTGATCGAATATCCGCGCCCGGGCCTGTGGGCTGTCGTGTTCATCGCCACAGAGACACGGGGCGAGCTCAGCGAGAAGGCCGGCGGGGACGAAACCGATCTGCTTAGCGTGTTCCTGCCGACCACGCCCAACCCCACCTCCGGCTTCTTGCTGTTCGTGCCGCGCAAGGACGTGATCGTCCTCGACATGACCGTCGAGGAAGCCGCCAAGGTCGTGATTTCGGGCGGTCTGGTGACGCCGACACGGGACACCGTGGCGCAAGGCGCCCTGCCGGGCCGCAAGAGCGGCAAGAAGACCGGGGACACCGATCCGCTGGAGCCGAAGAACGCCGCCGAATAG
- the recG gene encoding ATP-dependent DNA helicase RecG, with translation MRPSSLNSLFAPISSLPGVGPRLSKLFSNLLGADDELGEPLVVDLLWHLPSGLVDRRQRPTISEAVPGTVATLRVTVDRHRPSPPGRSRAPYRVQCHDETGDLTLVFFHSNAQWLEKTLPVGEVRWVSGQIEEFGGALQIVHPDHIVDEDDFAKLPLLEPIYPRTAGLSGKVIAKAATAAVEAVPDLPEWQDAAWLKRRTFPGFKAALAHVHHPQEPSEAAEESQNWQRLAYDELLAGQLALTIVRSRMKKAGGKARVGDGHIQTKIIDALPFSLTGSQAEAVKDILADLAAPTRMLRLLQGDVGSGKTVVGLLAISVVAESGSQSAFMAPTELLARQHFRTIAPLAEAAGLTAAILTGRETAKERKPILAGLAEGSIDILVGTHALFQSEVDFADLGLAVVDEQHRFGVHQRLALAAKGEAVDMLVMTATPIPRTLLLTHYGDMDVTKLTEKPAGRKPVSTAVVSLDRLSDVVTRVQRAVDTGAQVYWVCPLVDESDVLDVASAEERFAALKPVFGDRVALIHGRMSGAEKDAVMRRFIDGAVRVLVATTVIEVGVDVPDASVMIIEHAERFGLAQLHQLRGRVGRGRAESSCLLLYKGPLGETSRARLEIMRETEDGFRIAEEDLRLRGGGEVLGTRQSGMPEFRVVRTGVHLDMLEAARDDARLALERDPALTGARGEALRTLLYLFRKDAAMRLIEAG, from the coding sequence ATGCGGCCATCGTCCCTGAACAGCCTGTTCGCACCGATTTCCAGTCTGCCCGGCGTCGGGCCGCGGCTTTCGAAGCTGTTTTCGAACTTGCTCGGCGCCGACGACGAACTCGGCGAGCCGCTGGTCGTCGACCTGCTCTGGCATCTTCCCTCGGGTCTCGTCGACCGGCGTCAGCGGCCGACGATATCCGAGGCCGTACCCGGGACGGTCGCCACGTTGCGTGTCACCGTCGACAGGCACCGGCCCTCGCCGCCGGGCCGGTCGCGGGCGCCTTACCGCGTTCAGTGTCACGACGAAACCGGTGATCTGACACTTGTTTTCTTCCATTCCAACGCGCAATGGCTGGAAAAGACTCTGCCTGTCGGCGAGGTGCGCTGGGTCAGCGGGCAGATCGAGGAATTCGGCGGCGCGCTGCAGATCGTTCATCCCGATCACATCGTCGACGAGGACGATTTCGCCAAGCTGCCGCTGCTCGAGCCTATCTATCCGCGCACTGCGGGCCTGAGCGGCAAGGTTATCGCCAAGGCGGCAACGGCGGCGGTCGAGGCGGTGCCGGACCTGCCGGAATGGCAGGACGCGGCATGGCTGAAACGGCGGACGTTTCCCGGCTTCAAGGCGGCGCTCGCGCATGTCCATCACCCGCAGGAGCCGAGCGAGGCGGCCGAAGAAAGCCAGAACTGGCAAAGACTTGCCTATGACGAACTGCTTGCCGGACAGCTGGCGCTGACGATCGTGCGCAGCCGGATGAAGAAGGCCGGCGGCAAGGCGCGTGTCGGCGACGGACATATCCAGACAAAGATCATCGACGCCCTGCCCTTCAGCCTGACGGGCTCGCAGGCGGAGGCGGTCAAGGACATCCTGGCCGATCTCGCCGCGCCGACGCGAATGCTGAGACTGCTGCAGGGCGATGTCGGCAGCGGCAAGACGGTGGTCGGCTTACTCGCCATTTCGGTCGTCGCGGAGTCGGGCTCGCAGTCGGCTTTCATGGCGCCGACGGAGCTTCTGGCGCGGCAGCACTTCCGCACCATCGCGCCCCTCGCCGAAGCCGCGGGTCTGACGGCCGCGATCCTCACCGGACGCGAGACGGCGAAGGAGCGCAAACCGATCCTCGCGGGTCTCGCCGAGGGATCGATCGACATCCTCGTCGGCACCCATGCCCTGTTCCAGTCGGAGGTGGACTTCGCCGACCTCGGGCTGGCGGTGGTCGACGAGCAGCACCGCTTCGGAGTGCATCAGCGCCTGGCGCTGGCGGCCAAGGGCGAGGCCGTCGACATGCTGGTGATGACGGCGACGCCGATCCCGCGCACGCTGCTGCTCACCCATTACGGCGACATGGACGTGACCAAGCTGACCGAGAAGCCGGCCGGCCGGAAGCCGGTCTCGACGGCGGTCGTGTCGCTGGACCGGCTGAGCGACGTGGTGACCCGCGTCCAGCGCGCGGTCGACACGGGGGCCCAGGTCTACTGGGTGTGCCCGCTGGTCGACGAATCCGATGTGCTCGACGTTGCCTCTGCGGAAGAGCGCTTCGCGGCGCTGAAACCGGTATTCGGAGATCGCGTCGCGCTGATCCACGGGCGCATGAGCGGGGCGGAGAAGGATGCGGTGATGCGCCGCTTCATCGACGGTGCCGTCCGCGTCCTGGTCGCGACCACCGTCATCGAGGTCGGCGTCGACGTGCCGGACGCCAGCGTGATGATCATCGAGCATGCCGAGCGCTTCGGCCTGGCCCAGCTGCACCAGCTGCGCGGCCGCGTCGGCCGGGGGCGCGCGGAATCGAGCTGCCTGCTTCTCTACAAGGGCCCGCTCGGCGAGACGTCGCGGGCGCGGCTCGAAATCATGCGCGAGACCGAGGACGGCTTCCGCATCGCCGAGGAGGACCTGCGGCTGCGCGGCGGCGGCGAGGTACTGGGCACGCGCCAGAGCGGTATGCCGGAATTTCGCGTCGTGCGCACCGGCGTCCATCTCGACATGCTGGAGGCCGCCCGGGACGACGCCCGGCTCGCCCTCGAACGGGATCCGGCCCTGACGGGCGCGCGTGGCGAGGCGCTGAGAACGCTGCTCTATCTGTTCCGCAAGGATGCGGCGATGCGCCTGATAGAGGCCGGATAG
- a CDS encoding succinate dehydrogenase assembly factor 2 codes for MDVRRRKLTFRCWHRGTREMDLLLGRYVDRHIAGLSDADIEALEHLLEAPDPELFAWVTGGKPVPANYDLPILKAIRDYHRDNPTADAV; via the coding sequence ATGGACGTGCGGCGCCGAAAGCTGACGTTCCGCTGCTGGCATCGCGGCACGCGCGAGATGGATCTTCTGCTTGGCCGGTACGTCGACCGCCACATTGCCGGTTTGAGTGATGCGGATATCGAGGCGCTCGAGCATCTGTTGGAGGCGCCCGATCCCGAGCTATTCGCCTGGGTCACCGGCGGCAAGCCCGTGCCGGCGAACTACGACCTGCCGATCCTGAAAGCGATCCGCGACTACCATCGCGACAATCCGACGGCCGATGCCGTCTGA
- the mfd gene encoding transcription-repair coupling factor yields MTAPDSIRTRPFAASILETPGRVTLAHVPDGFDAVAATDLARARGAGSLLLFVVRDAQRLAAFRNAAAFFAPDVEILPFPAWDCLPYDRVSPNGEVVAQRLATLSRLSHRQESDGPVIIATTVNAVTQRVPPRDWVAASSWTLKPGNQVDMDGLVAWLARDGFERTGTVRETGEFAVRGGILDLFPPGRPEPIRLDFFGDTLESIRSFDPETQRTTAQEKGLSLIPMSELRLDEAAISRFRSRYVARFGVPSTDDPLYSAVSEGRRHQGMEHWLPLFHERMETLFDYIGETPLLLDALIEEARIERRDHIADYHEARVEALELPDGDSAPYKPLDPSDLYVLDEDWSATLASRAVAALTPFDVPETAETGPVFDLGAREGRNFAPERTDHAESLFDAAAKHAGALSSPDRRVIVACWSEGSRDRMGDMLADHGLEGLAVADDWPDAQKLQPGRVALTVLGIERGFEAPSFVVIGEQDILGDRFVRPKRKSKRAADFLTELTSLSPGDYVVHVDHGIGRFIGLQTITAAGAPHDCLELHYHGGDKLFLPVENIELLSRYGSEDATAQLDKLGGHGWQARKAKMKERLREMAEALIRIAAARTMRPAPVMTTPEGAFEEFCARFPYEETEDQEQAITAVLEDLASGNPMDRLVCGDVGFGKTEVALRAAFVAALSGRQVAVVVPTTLLARQHYKTFVERFRGFPVNIGQASRLATSKELGETKKGLKSGDIDIVIGTHALLGKSVTFRDLGLVIVDEEQHFGVSHKERLKDLRAEIHVLTLTATPIPRTLQLALTGIRELSIIATPPVDRLAVRTFVTPFDAVVLREAILREHYRGGQTFFVCPRISDLEENAAFLRESVPEVKVAVAHGQMPPAQLDDIMGAFYDGRYDVLLSTAIVESGLDVPTANTLIVHRADMFGLSQLYQLRGRVGRSKARAYAYFSVPAKRKLTAGAEKRLKVLQSLDTLGAGFMLASHDLDIRGAGNLLGEEQSGHIREVGYELYQSMLEEAVASLKEGGEVEEGQWSPQITLGTPVLIPDYYVPDLDVRLGLYRRLSQLSDELEVESFGAELADRFGRLPTEADQLLDVVRVKILCRDAGIDRLEAGPKGLVIGLRNNRFANPQGLVQFVGEEGHRAKIRSDHTIVLLRDWATPEDRLRGTTTILRRIVSLVETTENAA; encoded by the coding sequence ATGACCGCTCCCGATTCCATCCGTACGCGCCCGTTCGCCGCCTCCATCCTCGAGACCCCTGGGCGGGTAACGCTCGCCCATGTGCCCGACGGGTTCGACGCGGTCGCAGCGACCGATCTCGCCCGTGCGCGCGGCGCCGGCTCTCTGCTTCTGTTCGTCGTTCGCGACGCCCAGCGGCTCGCCGCTTTCCGCAACGCGGCGGCGTTCTTCGCCCCCGATGTCGAGATCCTGCCGTTTCCGGCCTGGGATTGTCTTCCTTACGACCGGGTGTCTCCGAACGGCGAGGTGGTGGCCCAGCGCCTCGCGACCCTGTCGCGTCTCAGCCATCGCCAAGAGTCGGACGGTCCGGTCATCATCGCCACGACCGTCAACGCGGTCACCCAGCGCGTGCCGCCGCGCGACTGGGTGGCGGCGTCTTCGTGGACACTGAAGCCCGGAAATCAGGTCGATATGGATGGCCTCGTCGCCTGGCTTGCCCGCGACGGCTTCGAACGCACCGGCACGGTTCGCGAAACCGGCGAATTCGCTGTTCGCGGCGGCATCCTCGACCTGTTCCCGCCGGGACGCCCCGAACCGATCCGCCTCGATTTTTTCGGCGATACGCTGGAATCGATCCGCAGCTTCGATCCGGAGACCCAGCGCACGACCGCGCAGGAAAAAGGCCTGTCGCTCATCCCAATGAGTGAGCTGCGCCTCGACGAGGCCGCCATAAGTCGTTTCCGCAGCCGCTATGTCGCCCGCTTCGGCGTGCCCTCCACGGACGACCCGCTCTATTCTGCGGTCAGCGAGGGCCGGCGCCATCAGGGCATGGAGCACTGGCTACCGCTCTTCCACGAGCGGATGGAAACGCTGTTCGATTACATCGGCGAGACGCCGCTGCTGCTCGATGCGCTGATCGAGGAAGCCCGGATCGAGCGACGCGACCACATCGCGGACTACCACGAGGCGCGCGTCGAGGCGCTCGAATTGCCGGATGGCGACTCCGCGCCCTACAAGCCGCTCGATCCAAGCGATCTCTACGTGCTCGACGAAGACTGGTCGGCTACGCTCGCGTCCCGTGCCGTCGCCGCGCTGACGCCCTTCGACGTGCCGGAGACCGCGGAAACCGGTCCGGTCTTCGATCTCGGCGCGCGCGAGGGCCGCAACTTCGCCCCCGAACGCACCGACCACGCCGAAAGCCTGTTCGACGCAGCGGCGAAACATGCCGGGGCGCTCTCGTCTCCCGATCGCCGTGTCATCGTCGCCTGCTGGAGCGAAGGCTCTCGCGACCGGATGGGCGACATGCTGGCCGATCATGGCCTGGAAGGCCTCGCGGTCGCCGACGATTGGCCCGATGCACAGAAACTGCAGCCGGGCAGGGTGGCGCTCACGGTGCTGGGCATCGAGCGCGGCTTCGAGGCGCCGTCCTTCGTCGTCATCGGCGAGCAGGACATTCTCGGCGACCGTTTCGTCCGACCGAAACGCAAGAGCAAGCGTGCCGCCGACTTCCTGACCGAGCTGACGAGCCTTTCGCCCGGCGACTATGTCGTCCATGTCGATCACGGCATCGGCCGCTTCATCGGCCTGCAGACGATCACGGCCGCGGGAGCGCCGCACGATTGTCTGGAGCTCCACTATCACGGCGGCGACAAGCTGTTCCTGCCCGTGGAGAACATCGAGCTCCTGTCGCGCTACGGCTCTGAGGACGCGACCGCCCAGCTGGACAAGCTCGGCGGCCACGGCTGGCAGGCGCGCAAGGCGAAGATGAAGGAGCGCCTGCGCGAGATGGCGGAGGCGCTGATCCGCATCGCCGCCGCGCGCACGATGCGCCCCGCGCCGGTCATGACGACGCCGGAAGGCGCCTTCGAGGAGTTCTGCGCGCGGTTCCCCTACGAGGAGACCGAAGACCAGGAACAGGCGATCACCGCCGTGCTCGAGGATCTGGCGAGCGGCAATCCGATGGACCGCCTCGTTTGCGGAGACGTCGGGTTCGGCAAGACCGAGGTGGCACTGAGGGCGGCCTTCGTCGCCGCGCTGTCCGGCCGCCAGGTCGCCGTCGTCGTGCCGACGACCCTGCTTGCCCGCCAGCACTACAAGACATTCGTCGAGCGCTTCCGCGGCTTTCCCGTCAATATCGGCCAGGCGTCGCGGCTCGCCACCTCGAAGGAACTCGGCGAGACCAAGAAGGGCCTCAAGTCCGGCGATATCGACATCGTCATCGGCACCCACGCGCTGCTCGGCAAGTCGGTGACGTTCCGCGATCTCGGTCTCGTCATCGTCGACGAGGAGCAGCATTTCGGCGTCAGCCACAAGGAACGGCTGAAGGATCTGCGCGCCGAGATTCACGTCCTGACTCTGACGGCGACGCCGATTCCGCGCACCCTCCAACTGGCGCTCACCGGCATCCGCGAACTGTCGATCATCGCCACGCCGCCGGTCGACAGGCTTGCGGTTCGCACCTTCGTCACGCCCTTCGACGCGGTGGTGCTACGCGAGGCGATCCTGCGCGAGCACTATCGCGGGGGGCAGACCTTCTTCGTCTGCCCGCGCATCTCCGATCTCGAGGAGAACGCGGCCTTCCTGCGCGAATCCGTGCCGGAGGTGAAGGTCGCCGTCGCCCACGGCCAGATGCCGCCGGCCCAGCTCGATGACATCATGGGCGCCTTCTACGACGGTCGTTACGACGTGCTTCTGTCGACCGCCATCGTCGAGTCGGGCCTGGACGTTCCGACCGCCAATACCCTGATCGTGCATCGTGCCGACATGTTTGGCCTGTCGCAGCTCTATCAGCTGCGCGGCCGCGTCGGCCGCTCCAAGGCCCGCGCCTACGCCTATTTCTCGGTGCCGGCGAAACGCAAGCTGACCGCCGGGGCGGAAAAACGCCTCAAGGTCCTGCAGTCGCTCGATACGCTGGGCGCCGGTTTCATGCTGGCGAGCCACGATCTCGACATCCGCGGTGCCGGCAACCTGCTCGGCGAGGAGCAGTCCGGCCATATCCGCGAAGTTGGCTACGAGCTCTACCAGTCGATGCTGGAAGAAGCAGTCGCCAGCCTCAAGGAGGGCGGCGAGGTCGAGGAAGGCCAGTGGTCGCCGCAGATCACGCTCGGTACGCCGGTGCTGATCCCGGACTACTACGTGCCCGACCTCGATGTCCGCCTCGGGCTGTACCGGCGCCTGTCGCAGCTTTCGGACGAGTTGGAGGTGGAGTCGTTCGGCGCGGAACTCGCCGACCGGTTCGGCCGCCTGCCGACCGAAGCCGATCAGCTCCTCGACGTGGTGCGGGTCAAGATCCTGTGCCGCGACGCCGGCATCGATCGCCTCGAGGCGGGGCCGAAGGGGCTCGTCATCGGCCTCAGGAACAACCGCTTCGCCAACCCGCAGGGCCTGGTCCAGTTCGTCGGCGAGGAAGGCCATCGCGCCAAGATCCGCTCCGACCACACCATCGTGCTGTTGCGCGATTGGGCGACGCCGGAGGACCGCTTGCGCGGGACCACCACGATCCTGCGCCGGATCGTGTCGCTGGTGGAAACGACCGAAAACGCCGCCTGA
- a CDS encoding SLAC1 anion channel family protein, producing MSEITAPTESRLAHFPVAFFAIVMGLSGVTLAYRASEHALGVDNGASQVVLIATICVFLVISAFYAAKAFTWTERVRAEWDNPLQIAFFPAISISVLLIATAMAPIWPETARPIWFVGMLAQGLLSLVVVANWIGHRTFQQMHLTPAWFIPAVGNIIVPVAGVGFGYPDISWLFFSAGLMFWIVLLTLVFNRLVFHDPLPGRLVPTLVILIAPPAVGFVSYLQLGGDLDPFALILLNVGYVFAGIVITQVPKFLTLSFALSWWALSFPIAALSIASLVYAERTGSQAHQTIGLVLVGILTVLVAGLAVRTIKAIGGNEICKPE from the coding sequence ATGAGCGAGATCACCGCGCCGACCGAAAGCCGACTGGCGCATTTCCCCGTCGCCTTCTTCGCAATCGTGATGGGGCTTTCCGGAGTAACCCTTGCCTACCGGGCTTCGGAACATGCGCTCGGCGTGGACAATGGCGCCTCTCAGGTCGTCCTGATCGCTACGATCTGCGTCTTCCTCGTCATTTCGGCGTTCTATGCCGCCAAAGCGTTCACCTGGACCGAGCGCGTCAGGGCGGAATGGGACAATCCCCTGCAGATCGCGTTCTTTCCGGCGATCTCGATTTCGGTTCTGCTGATCGCCACCGCGATGGCGCCGATCTGGCCGGAGACGGCGCGGCCGATCTGGTTCGTCGGCATGCTTGCACAGGGGCTGCTGAGCCTCGTGGTGGTCGCCAACTGGATCGGCCACCGTACCTTCCAGCAGATGCATCTGACACCGGCCTGGTTCATCCCCGCCGTCGGCAACATTATCGTGCCGGTCGCCGGGGTCGGGTTCGGCTATCCGGATATTTCCTGGCTGTTCTTCTCGGCCGGGCTGATGTTCTGGATCGTACTGCTGACGCTGGTGTTCAACCGGCTGGTCTTCCACGATCCCCTGCCCGGCCGCCTGGTGCCGACGCTGGTCATCCTCATCGCGCCGCCGGCGGTCGGCTTCGTCTCCTACCTCCAGCTCGGCGGCGACCTCGATCCCTTCGCCCTGATCCTGCTCAATGTCGGCTACGTCTTCGCCGGCATCGTCATCACGCAGGTACCGAAGTTCCTGACACTGTCGTTCGCGCTGTCGTGGTGGGCGCTGTCATTCCCGATCGCGGCGCTGTCGATCGCCTCGCTCGTCTACGCGGAACGAACCGGCTCGCAGGCGCACCAGACGATCGGGCTCGTGCTGGTCGGCATCCTGACCGTCCTGGTCGCCGGACTGGCGGTGCGCACGATCAAGGCGATCGGCGGAAACGAGATCTGCAAACCCGAATAG
- a CDS encoding DsbA family oxidoreductase: protein MPTPVQLDVISDTICPWCYIGKRRLEKALKQRPDVDVDIRWRPYQLDPTIPAGGVDRREYLETKFGGPDRAKAIYDRVREAGAEEDIPFSFETIQRTPNTIDSHRIIRWAATAGTQDQVVERLFQLYFIEGGNIEDPETLIGVAREAGMDADLVTELLGGDADVELVQREIRTAQKIGVTGVPCFIFANSFGVMGAQPPDVLADAIDRALAQPSEPQGSEASA, encoded by the coding sequence ATGCCGACACCGGTCCAGCTCGATGTGATCTCCGACACGATCTGCCCGTGGTGCTACATCGGCAAGCGACGGCTGGAAAAGGCGCTGAAGCAGCGCCCGGATGTCGATGTCGATATCCGCTGGCGGCCCTACCAACTCGATCCGACCATTCCAGCCGGAGGGGTCGATCGGCGCGAATACCTGGAGACCAAGTTCGGCGGGCCGGACCGGGCCAAGGCCATCTACGACCGCGTCCGCGAGGCGGGGGCCGAGGAAGACATTCCGTTCTCGTTCGAGACGATCCAGCGCACGCCGAATACTATCGATTCCCACCGCATCATCCGCTGGGCCGCGACAGCCGGCACACAGGACCAGGTCGTCGAGCGGCTGTTCCAGCTCTATTTCATCGAAGGCGGCAACATCGAGGATCCCGAGACGTTGATCGGCGTCGCCCGCGAGGCGGGAATGGATGCTGACCTTGTTACGGAACTGCTCGGCGGAGACGCGGACGTGGAGCTGGTGCAACGGGAAATCCGGACGGCGCAGAAGATCGGGGTGACCGGCGTCCCCTGCTTCATCTTCGCCAACAGTTTCGGGGTCATGGGCGCGCAGCCGCCGGATGTCCTCGCCGACGCAATCGACCGCGCGCTGGCGCAGCCGTCCGAACCGCAAGGCTCCGAAGCGTCCGCCTGA